Proteins encoded together in one Oscillatoria salina IIICB1 window:
- a CDS encoding tetratricopeptide repeat protein — translation MQSELENSHQLVRAYPNYPRVYIRRGMEYFKLAKIQEAIEDFDRAENLDPSITPYLWQRGLAYYYVNRFADGAKQFEIDLKVNSNDVEETVWRYLCLARLKGVSEAQNCLLEVKYDRRLVMRSVYKFYAGQCTEDAVLMAGKKQGTSGIFYSYLYLGLYYEVAGDEERARAYIVKAVDDYKINDFMWNVAWVHRTLRDWN, via the coding sequence ATGCAATCTGAACTTGAAAATTCTCACCAACTTGTCCGCGCTTATCCTAACTATCCGCGAGTTTACATTCGTCGTGGCATGGAATACTTTAAATTAGCTAAAATTCAAGAAGCTATTGAAGATTTCGATCGCGCCGAAAATCTCGACCCCAGCATTACTCCTTATCTTTGGCAACGAGGACTAGCTTATTACTATGTGAATCGATTTGCGGATGGTGCAAAACAATTTGAAATCGATCTAAAAGTTAACTCAAATGACGTAGAAGAAACGGTCTGGCGCTATCTTTGTTTGGCGCGTCTTAAAGGCGTTTCCGAAGCGCAAAATTGTTTATTAGAAGTTAAATACGATCGCCGACTGGTAATGCGTTCAGTTTACAAATTTTATGCCGGACAATGTACAGAAGATGCTGTGTTGATGGCTGGGAAAAAACAAGGTACATCGGGAATATTTTACAGTTATCTTTATCTAGGATTGTACTATGAAGTAGCAGGAGATGAAGAACGCGCCCGTGCCTATATTGTCAAAGCAGTTGATGATTACAAAATTAATGATTTTATGTGGAATGTAGCCTGGGTGCATCGAACTTTGCGTGACTGGAATTAA
- a CDS encoding acetolactate synthase large subunit, translating to MGELNTAELLVKCLENEGVEYVFGLPGEENLHILEALKDSSIKFITTRHEQGAAFMADVYGRLTGKAGVCLSTLGPGATNLMTGVADANLDGAPLVAITGQVGTDRMHIESHQYLDLVAMFAPVTKWNTQIVRPSNTPEIVRKAFKIAQSEKPGAVHIDLPENIAAMPVAGKALNKDTREKSYASFRSVNAAAVAISKAKNPLILVGNGAIRANASEALTEFATAMNIPVVNSFMGKGVIPYTHPLSLWTVGLQQRDHISCAFDQTDLVIAVGYDLIEYSPKKWNPEGKIPIIHIGAAPAEIDSSYIPLAEVVGDISDSLNEIVKRADREGKPTPAFANLRIELREDYEHYANDDGFPIKPQKLIHDLRQVMRPEDIVISDVGAHKMWMARHYHCDRPNTCIISNGFAAMGIAIPGALAAKLVDPSKKVVAVTGDGGFMMNCQELETALRVGTPFVTLIFNDNGYGLISWKQINQFGQSAFVDFGNPDFVKFAESMGLKGYRVESAFDLIPTLKTALEQDVPTVIDCPVDYRENLRFSQKAGDLSCKLWE from the coding sequence ATGGGGGAATTAAACACAGCAGAACTACTGGTAAAATGCCTAGAAAACGAAGGAGTCGAATACGTTTTTGGACTGCCAGGAGAAGAAAACCTACATATTTTAGAAGCCCTGAAGGATTCTTCAATTAAATTTATCACCACCCGTCACGAACAAGGTGCAGCCTTCATGGCTGACGTTTACGGGCGGTTAACCGGAAAAGCAGGAGTTTGTCTTTCCACACTCGGTCCGGGAGCAACAAATTTAATGACAGGGGTTGCCGATGCTAACCTTGATGGAGCGCCACTAGTAGCAATCACCGGACAAGTGGGAACCGATCGAATGCACATCGAATCTCATCAATATCTAGATTTAGTAGCAATGTTTGCCCCTGTCACCAAATGGAACACGCAAATTGTGCGACCTAGCAACACGCCAGAAATTGTCCGCAAAGCCTTTAAAATAGCTCAAAGTGAAAAACCAGGGGCAGTTCATATCGATTTACCAGAAAACATTGCCGCGATGCCCGTCGCAGGTAAAGCTTTAAATAAAGATACCAGAGAAAAAAGCTATGCTTCTTTCCGTAGCGTCAACGCTGCGGCTGTTGCCATTTCCAAAGCCAAAAATCCCTTAATTTTAGTCGGCAACGGCGCAATTCGGGCTAATGCTAGCGAAGCCTTAACCGAATTTGCCACAGCAATGAATATTCCCGTGGTAAATAGCTTTATGGGTAAAGGCGTAATTCCTTACACTCATCCCCTCTCCCTCTGGACAGTTGGACTACAACAGCGAGATCATATTAGTTGTGCCTTTGACCAAACCGATTTAGTTATTGCTGTCGGTTACGATTTAATTGAATATTCCCCGAAAAAGTGGAATCCAGAAGGCAAAATTCCCATTATTCACATCGGTGCAGCCCCAGCCGAGATAGATAGTAGTTACATTCCTTTAGCCGAAGTAGTTGGGGATATTTCCGACTCTCTCAACGAAATTGTCAAGCGGGCAGATCGAGAAGGCAAACCAACACCTGCCTTTGCTAACTTACGGATAGAATTGCGGGAAGATTACGAACATTATGCCAATGATGACGGTTTTCCGATTAAACCGCAAAAGCTGATTCACGACTTGCGGCAAGTAATGAGACCCGAAGATATTGTCATTTCCGATGTTGGCGCGCATAAAATGTGGATGGCACGTCATTACCACTGCGATCGCCCAAATACTTGCATTATCTCCAATGGTTTTGCCGCAATGGGAATTGCTATTCCTGGCGCATTAGCCGCTAAATTAGTCGATCCCAGTAAAAAAGTCGTCGCTGTTACCGGAGATGGCGGTTTTATGATGAATTGTCAGGAATTAGAAACCGCCCTGCGCGTTGGTACACCTTTTGTAACTTTGATTTTCAACGACAACGGTTATGGTTTAATTAGTTGGAAACAAATTAATCAATTTGGTCAATCAGCTTTCGTTGATTTCGGCAATCCTGACTTTGTTAAATTTGCCGAAAGTATGGGTTTAAAAGGATATCGAGTTGAATCTGCTTTTGACCTTATTCCTACTTTGAAAACTGCTTTGGAACAAGATGTTCCCACAGTGATTGATTGTCCGGTAGATTATCGAGAAAATCTTCGTTTCTCGCAAAAAGCAGGAGATTTGAGTTGTAAACTTTGGGAATAG
- a CDS encoding zinc ribbon domain-containing protein, whose protein sequence is MNLSILKQFGSNKNYKAEKEGKIYLEINRFFPSSKTCHLCLNQVDSLPLNIRSWECSNCQAKHDRDINAAVNIREVGVRLLALGTSATAQGGNVRPKRGRKSSVEAVAVELGSPVPLWAG, encoded by the coding sequence GTGAATTTGTCAATATTAAAACAGTTTGGGTCAAATAAGAACTATAAGGCTGAAAAGGAAGGAAAAATCTATCTGGAAATCAATCGTTTTTTTCCATCTAGTAAAACTTGTCACCTATGTTTGAATCAAGTTGATAGCCTACCTCTTAATATTCGGAGTTGGGAATGCTCCAATTGTCAGGCAAAGCATGATAGAGATATAAATGCTGCTGTTAATATTCGAGAGGTAGGCGTGCGTTTATTAGCGTTGGGAACCAGCGCTACTGCCCAAGGAGGCAATGTCAGACCAAAGCGGGGGCGTAAGTCATCTGTAGAGGCGGTTGCTGTTGAGTTGGGAAGCCCCGTCCCGTTGTGGGCGGGGTAG
- a CDS encoding NAD-dependent succinate-semialdehyde dehydrogenase produces MAIATVNPVTGEIEKTFKPLTSEEIEAKLARAQSSFELYRQTTLEQRSEWLNKVAEILERDRLRYGKIMTTEMGKPLKSAIAEANKCALVCRYYAENAAEFLADKSASTDASRSFVRYQPLGLILAVMPWNFPFWQVFRFAAPALMAGNVGLLKHASNVPQCALAIEDIFPEAGFPQGAFQTLLVGADRVAEIIADDRVKAATLTGSEAAGASLAAAAGKQIKKTVLELGGSDPFIVLESADLTAAVETGMAARMLNNGQSCIAAKRFILADSIADEFEKQLKAKFAALQVGDPMDENTDVGPLATPGILQDLDEQVQKTVDKGARVVVGGKPFSDRTGNFYPPTIIADIPPGTPADREEFFGPVALLFRVQNLEEAIALANSTSLGLGASAWTNDETEQEILIDKLEAGAVFINGLVKSDPRLPFGGIKRSGYGRELSSEGIREFVNIKTVWVK; encoded by the coding sequence ATGGCGATCGCCACAGTTAATCCGGTGACGGGAGAAATAGAGAAGACGTTTAAGCCGTTGACAAGTGAGGAAATTGAAGCGAAACTGGCTCGGGCGCAGTCGAGTTTTGAGTTGTATCGTCAGACGACGCTGGAACAACGCAGTGAATGGTTAAATAAGGTAGCAGAGATTTTAGAGCGCGATCGCCTCAGATATGGCAAAATTATGACGACGGAAATGGGTAAACCCTTAAAGTCGGCGATCGCGGAAGCAAATAAGTGCGCTTTGGTTTGTCGTTATTACGCTGAGAATGCGGCGGAGTTTTTAGCAGATAAGTCAGCTTCTACGGATGCTAGTCGTAGTTTTGTGCGCTATCAACCCCTCGGACTGATTTTAGCAGTTATGCCGTGGAATTTTCCCTTCTGGCAAGTATTTCGCTTTGCTGCACCAGCATTAATGGCTGGTAATGTGGGTTTACTCAAACACGCTTCAAATGTACCTCAATGTGCTTTGGCGATCGAAGACATTTTCCCAGAAGCAGGATTTCCTCAAGGGGCTTTCCAAACTTTATTAGTCGGTGCGGATCGAGTTGCCGAAATTATAGCAGACGATCGCGTCAAAGCAGCAACTTTAACTGGAAGTGAAGCAGCCGGTGCAAGTTTAGCGGCGGCAGCAGGTAAACAAATTAAGAAAACTGTTTTAGAATTAGGCGGTAGCGATCCGTTTATTGTCCTCGAAAGTGCGGATTTAACAGCAGCAGTGGAAACGGGTATGGCTGCGAGAATGCTGAATAATGGTCAATCTTGTATCGCTGCAAAAAGGTTTATTCTCGCTGATTCTATCGCTGATGAATTTGAAAAACAACTCAAAGCTAAATTTGCAGCCTTGCAAGTTGGCGATCCGATGGACGAGAATACAGATGTTGGTCCCTTAGCAACCCCAGGAATTTTACAAGATTTAGACGAACAAGTCCAAAAGACTGTTGACAAAGGTGCTAGGGTTGTGGTAGGAGGAAAACCATTTAGCGATCGCACCGGAAACTTCTATCCACCAACAATTATCGCCGATATTCCCCCAGGAACGCCCGCCGATCGAGAAGAATTTTTCGGACCAGTAGCCTTACTATTTCGCGTGCAAAATCTTGAAGAGGCGATCGCCTTAGCTAATTCTACCTCTTTGGGATTAGGAGCAAGTGCCTGGACTAACGACGAAACCGAACAAGAAATCCTCATCGACAAACTCGAAGCAGGTGCAGTTTTCATCAATGGGTTAGTAAAATCCGATCCGCGTCTACCCTTTGGTGGAATCAAGCGATCGGGTTATGGGCGAGAATTAAGCAGCGAAGGAATTCGTGAATTTGTCAATATTAAAACAGTTTGGGTCAAATAA
- a CDS encoding response regulator: MNNLSTTCKQESRPELSNFLPKTACDSHILVVDDNEDNLLLLIFVLEQLNCSLITANKGQTALQLAETHQPDLILLDILLPDLDGVAVISQLRKNPKTRQIPVIAVTALATPEDKEKILAAGCNEYISKPFMIDEIEAKVKHYLNWKEPIS, translated from the coding sequence ATGAACAATTTATCAACAACTTGCAAGCAGGAATCGCGCCCAGAATTAAGCAATTTCTTGCCTAAAACTGCTTGCGATTCGCATATTTTAGTAGTAGATGATAATGAAGACAATTTACTATTATTAATTTTTGTCCTCGAACAGCTTAATTGTTCTTTAATTACAGCCAACAAAGGTCAAACCGCTTTACAACTTGCCGAAACCCATCAACCAGATTTAATTTTGCTGGATATTCTTTTACCAGATTTAGACGGAGTAGCAGTAATTTCTCAACTGCGAAAAAACCCCAAAACAAGGCAAATTCCCGTAATTGCTGTTACAGCGTTAGCAACCCCAGAAGATAAAGAAAAAATTCTTGCTGCGGGTTGTAACGAATATATCAGCAAACCTTTCATGATTGATGAAATAGAAGCAAAAGTCAAACATTATCTTAATTGGAAAGAGCCGATTTCTTAA
- a CDS encoding DUF2294 domain-containing protein: MNQPNSQLTRGQLERKLSQQIQALYRERLGHQPSKVTCQLFDEKLAIVIEDSITTPETVLAENGKSELAKQVRSDLAEAIQPHLRQLIEEILSVPILDLLSDAKIETGRTGMIAVLAKTPAVRNPESIPKVKKSALSN; this comes from the coding sequence ATGAATCAGCCTAACTCCCAATTGACTCGCGGACAATTAGAGCGCAAGTTATCGCAGCAAATCCAAGCCCTATATCGAGAGAGACTAGGACATCAGCCGAGTAAAGTTACTTGTCAACTTTTTGATGAGAAACTAGCGATCGTGATTGAAGATTCGATTACCACACCAGAAACTGTGCTAGCGGAAAATGGTAAATCTGAGCTAGCGAAACAAGTTCGTTCGGATTTGGCTGAGGCGATTCAACCGCATTTACGCCAACTAATCGAAGAAATTTTGTCGGTTCCGATACTGGATTTACTTTCTGATGCCAAAATAGAAACTGGTCGTACCGGAATGATTGCGGTTTTAGCCAAAACTCCTGCTGTACGCAATCCAGAATCAATTCCTAAAGTTAAGAAATCGGCTCTTTCCAATTAA
- a CDS encoding FAD-dependent oxidoreductase, translated as MISQENTEILVVGGGVGGTVAALQAAHCGINTILVSEEVWLGGMLSSAGVAAPDGNELAAWQTGFWGAYLRQLQHRQQGGLDNAWVSMFTYDPRVGAAIFADWVNQQPNLTWISGETPLEVYQQGNQVLGVRFADWDIRAKIIIDATELGDLLALVGNYRWGWEWQSEFGEPSAPTGLNELTSRYPVQAPTWVVLMQDYGENDRAPVIAASSQDNPEIFAGAWENYGAQKFLDYGRLPGDLLMLNWPISGNDYGVNLGRLVASDAAKEEFLQEAKDYSQSFARFMQNQLGRRYGLAKNVFPQADSGFALHPYYRESRRLQGMVTLTENEILPVAGGRVAALPWTATGEVSAIAIGNYPNDHHYPGVDFPLQPKSLPWGGRITGTPFPIPYGCLVPARVEGLLVAEKNISVSHLANGSTRLQPVVMNIGQAAGMAAALCVKFNCQPQELPVRKLQEALLRSRFAPAAIIPLFNLPPEHPDWLKWQLFYLDNPDAYPLDGNCPHLTQFESPIVTGDRYRGTFVQHNQHEYRLQVRGRSWKLVTLRPEVNKQFLTLASGKLVSLWGNYNPAGDWLVVEKISGL; from the coding sequence ATGATTTCCCAAGAAAACACTGAAATTTTAGTTGTCGGCGGCGGAGTGGGCGGTACAGTCGCAGCCCTGCAAGCAGCCCATTGCGGTATCAATACCATTTTAGTCAGTGAAGAAGTGTGGTTAGGGGGAATGCTTAGCAGTGCTGGCGTTGCCGCCCCTGATGGCAATGAACTAGCAGCATGGCAAACTGGCTTTTGGGGAGCTTATTTACGGCAGTTGCAGCATCGGCAGCAGGGAGGTTTAGATAACGCTTGGGTAAGTATGTTTACATACGATCCCCGCGTGGGAGCCGCAATTTTTGCCGATTGGGTAAACCAACAACCAAATTTGACTTGGATTAGCGGGGAAACGCCTTTGGAAGTCTACCAGCAAGGCAACCAAGTGCTAGGAGTGCGTTTTGCCGATTGGGATATTCGAGCGAAAATTATTATCGATGCTACAGAGTTAGGCGATTTATTGGCTTTGGTTGGTAACTACCGTTGGGGTTGGGAATGGCAAAGTGAATTTGGCGAACCCAGCGCCCCTACTGGTTTGAATGAATTAACCTCTCGCTATCCAGTACAAGCACCGACTTGGGTTGTCTTGATGCAAGACTATGGCGAAAACGATCGAGCGCCTGTAATTGCTGCTTCTTCTCAAGATAACCCAGAAATTTTTGCTGGGGCATGGGAGAATTACGGAGCGCAGAAGTTTTTAGATTATGGAAGATTGCCAGGGGATTTATTGATGCTCAATTGGCCTATTTCGGGTAACGATTATGGTGTCAATTTGGGGCGTTTAGTAGCTTCTGACGCAGCGAAAGAGGAGTTTCTCCAAGAAGCTAAAGATTACAGTCAAAGTTTTGCGCGTTTTATGCAAAACCAGTTGGGACGACGCTATGGTTTGGCGAAAAATGTCTTTCCCCAGGCTGATAGTGGTTTTGCCTTGCATCCTTATTATCGCGAAAGCCGACGCTTACAGGGGATGGTAACGCTAACAGAAAACGAGATTTTGCCTGTGGCTGGGGGACGGGTGGCGGCTTTACCTTGGACAGCTACAGGAGAAGTAAGCGCGATCGCGATCGGTAATTATCCTAACGATCATCATTATCCGGGGGTAGATTTTCCTCTGCAACCGAAATCTCTACCTTGGGGGGGACGCATAACTGGTACTCCTTTTCCAATTCCTTATGGATGTTTGGTTCCAGCTAGGGTGGAAGGTTTACTCGTCGCTGAGAAAAATATTTCTGTCTCTCATCTGGCTAATGGTAGCACTCGTTTGCAACCAGTAGTGATGAATATTGGACAAGCCGCAGGTATGGCAGCTGCCCTCTGTGTTAAATTTAATTGTCAGCCCCAGGAATTACCTGTGAGAAAGTTACAAGAAGCTTTGTTGCGATCGCGCTTTGCACCCGCCGCAATTATTCCTTTGTTTAATTTACCGCCAGAACATCCTGATTGGTTAAAATGGCAGCTTTTTTACTTAGATAATCCCGATGCTTATCCCCTCGACGGGAATTGCCCACATTTAACTCAATTTGAATCACCTATCGTTACTGGCGATCGCTATCGAGGTACTTTTGTGCAACATAATCAGCACGAATACCGTCTACAAGTTCGTGGCAGATCCTGGAAATTAGTTACTCTTCGCCCAGAGGTAAACAAACAATTCTTAACCTTGGCTTCAGGAAAATTAGTTTCCCTGTGGGGAAATTATAATCCGGCTGGTGATTGGCTGGTGGTTGAGAAAATCTCCGGACTCTAG
- the hetR gene encoding heterocyst differentiation master regulator HetR has protein sequence MNSDLDLIKTLSPSAMDQIMLYLAFSAMRTGGHRHGAFLDAAATAAKCAIYMTYMEQGENTRMTGHLHHIEPKRVRAIIAEVREALAEGKLLKMLGASEPSYLMQFPYVWQEKFPWIPGRSRVSGTSLTLEEKAEIESKLPPNLPDAQVVNSLQFSELIEFLHARSQEDLPEERRMALSEALAEHIKRRLLYSGTVIRIDYGSGLPYYALTRMTYSPADREERTYVMIEETARYFRMMRDWADKKPTVMRVLEELDIPPENIDRAKAELDEILREWADRYHQRGGKTMILQMAFGFKED, from the coding sequence ATGAACAGCGATCTGGATCTGATAAAAACTCTTAGCCCCAGTGCAATGGATCAGATCATGTTGTATCTCGCATTCAGTGCAATGAGAACTGGCGGACATCGACATGGGGCTTTCTTAGACGCGGCAGCAACGGCTGCTAAATGTGCAATTTATATGACTTATATGGAGCAGGGCGAGAATACTCGCATGACTGGACACCTGCACCATATCGAGCCAAAGCGAGTTAGAGCAATTATCGCTGAGGTTAGAGAAGCTTTAGCAGAAGGAAAGCTGCTGAAAATGCTAGGGGCTTCAGAACCCTCTTATTTGATGCAATTTCCTTATGTGTGGCAAGAAAAATTTCCTTGGATACCGGGGCGATCGCGTGTGAGCGGTACTAGCCTTACTTTGGAAGAAAAAGCCGAGATTGAGTCAAAATTACCGCCCAATTTACCTGACGCACAAGTGGTTAACTCGCTGCAATTTTCTGAATTGATCGAGTTTCTGCACGCTCGCTCTCAGGAAGATTTGCCAGAAGAACGTCGGATGGCTCTCTCAGAAGCTCTCGCCGAACATATTAAGCGCCGCTTACTTTATTCGGGAACGGTAATTAGAATCGATTATGGTTCGGGATTACCTTATTACGCACTTACTCGCATGACTTATTCTCCCGCCGATCGCGAGGAGCGTACTTACGTCATGATTGAGGAGACAGCGCGATATTTTCGCATGATGCGTGATTGGGCGGATAAAAAACCGACAGTGATGCGGGTGTTAGAAGAGTTAGACATTCCGCCAGAAAATATCGATCGCGCGAAAGCAGAACTCGATGAGATCCTTCGTGAGTGGGCAGATCGCTATCATCAACGAGGGGGTAAAACGATGATTTTGCAGATGGCTTTTGGCTTTAAGGAAGATTGA
- a CDS encoding glycoside hydrolase family 24 protein codes for MLKQKSKQNFFLFNSIALASLLFLVWNLERRQINWLDRGSSLKGTQPLVMQGGDPYLRALMRTISASEANVPQPYRVIYGGEQVWDLSRHPNRCVTIVTGPNAGNCSTAAGRYQFLNRTWDEKAQRYHPRPFGFWIWQGYSFEPQYQDAVVYAWLSDRQAWGVDISQLLQQGKVTQVLRLLSGTWTSLGYGIETNSMSSRLPQIYQQILAEELGN; via the coding sequence ATGCTGAAACAAAAATCAAAACAAAACTTTTTTCTTTTTAATTCGATCGCCTTAGCCAGTTTGCTGTTTTTAGTGTGGAATTTAGAGAGAAGGCAAATAAATTGGCTCGATCGCGGCAGCAGTCTCAAAGGAACTCAACCTTTGGTCATGCAAGGAGGCGATCCCTATCTTCGCGCCTTGATGCGAACAATTTCGGCTTCAGAAGCCAATGTTCCCCAACCTTACCGAGTTATTTACGGAGGAGAACAAGTTTGGGATCTCTCTCGTCATCCCAACCGTTGCGTGACCATCGTTACAGGACCCAATGCCGGAAACTGTTCTACCGCAGCCGGACGCTATCAGTTCCTCAATCGTACCTGGGATGAAAAAGCACAACGCTATCATCCCAGACCTTTTGGTTTTTGGATTTGGCAAGGATATAGTTTTGAACCCCAATATCAAGATGCAGTAGTTTATGCTTGGTTAAGCGATCGCCAAGCTTGGGGAGTTGATATCTCTCAATTATTACAACAAGGCAAAGTTACTCAAGTTTTGCGTCTGCTTTCAGGAACTTGGACGAGTTTAGGTTACGGAATCGAAACTAACTCCATGAGTTCTCGCTTACCACAAATTTATCAGCAAATACTGGCAGAAGAGTTAGGGAATTAG
- a CDS encoding SDR family oxidoreductase, whose product MKAFVAGATGQTGRRIVKELVRREIPVRALVRNLEKGKQVLPAQVELVVGDVLKPETLLNAIADSTVLLCATGASPSLDPTGPYQVDYQGTKNLVDAAQTKGIQHFVFVSSLCVSKIFHPLNLFWLILYWKKQAEEYLQNSGLTYTIVRPGGLKNEDNSDPIVMSSADTLFDGSIPRTKVARVCVEALLQTPAQNKIVEIVTSVEAQSRSWEELFTNVA is encoded by the coding sequence ATGAAAGCATTTGTCGCAGGGGCTACAGGGCAAACGGGACGACGAATAGTTAAAGAGTTAGTTAGAAGGGAAATTCCGGTACGAGCTTTAGTGCGTAACTTAGAAAAAGGCAAACAAGTTTTACCAGCACAGGTAGAATTAGTAGTTGGGGATGTTCTCAAGCCAGAGACACTACTAAACGCGATCGCTGACTCGACTGTTTTACTTTGTGCGACAGGGGCTAGTCCCAGTCTCGATCCCACTGGTCCTTACCAAGTTGACTACCAAGGAACAAAAAATCTTGTTGATGCTGCCCAGACTAAGGGAATTCAACATTTTGTTTTTGTTTCCTCTTTATGTGTATCGAAAATTTTTCACCCTCTCAACCTCTTTTGGTTGATTCTTTATTGGAAAAAGCAAGCAGAAGAATATCTCCAAAATAGCGGTTTGACTTATACTATTGTTCGACCTGGTGGTCTTAAAAACGAAGATAACTCAGATCCAATTGTCATGTCATCCGCAGATACTCTGTTTGATGGCAGTATTCCCCGGACTAAAGTTGCTCGGGTTTGCGTAGAAGCGCTGTTGCAAACACCTGCACAGAATAAAATTGTTGAAATAGTAACTTCTGTGGAAGCACAATCGCGCTCCTGGGAAGAATTATTTACAAATGTTGCTTAG
- a CDS encoding DUF1997 domain-containing protein, whose translation MQYQFVDNQPLETSELLLNAEYIPTDRDLNDPAAEITQEQIYFQTHFEGEMEMFSDAGTVAEYLDAHEGWFCRCAQPMKAEPLGKNGYTLIIGRFGSFGYEVEPKIGVEMLPPQEMVYKMRTVPVPDYHPPGYDVDYHASMSLVEKDFADREKANLEQVSVVTQVEWQLHLKVAIRFPKFIYKLPRGLIQKTGDRLLAQIVRQISPRLTQKVQQDFHDRLNLPLPDSQFQFRQIG comes from the coding sequence ATGCAGTATCAATTTGTTGACAATCAACCGCTAGAAACTTCCGAATTATTACTTAATGCTGAATATATCCCCACAGATCGAGATTTGAACGATCCCGCAGCCGAAATAACTCAAGAACAAATTTACTTTCAAACTCACTTTGAAGGTGAGATGGAAATGTTTAGCGATGCAGGTACTGTTGCTGAATATCTCGATGCCCATGAAGGTTGGTTTTGCCGTTGCGCCCAACCAATGAAGGCAGAACCTTTAGGGAAAAATGGCTATACCTTAATTATCGGGCGTTTTGGTTCTTTTGGCTATGAAGTTGAACCGAAAATTGGGGTAGAAATGTTACCTCCCCAGGAAATGGTTTATAAAATGCGGACAGTGCCAGTCCCTGATTACCATCCTCCGGGGTACGATGTTGATTATCACGCCTCGATGAGTTTGGTTGAGAAAGATTTCGCAGACCGAGAAAAGGCGAATTTAGAACAAGTATCGGTGGTGACGCAAGTAGAGTGGCAGTTACACTTAAAAGTAGCAATTCGCTTTCCCAAGTTTATTTATAAATTACCTAGAGGTTTGATTCAAAAAACTGGCGATCGCCTGCTTGCTCAAATTGTCCGCCAAATTTCCCCGCGTTTAACTCAAAAAGTACAACAAGATTTTCACGATCGCCTGAATCTCCCTTTACCTGATTCTCAGTTTCAATTTCGTCAAATTGGGTGA
- a CDS encoding DUF4079 domain-containing protein yields the protein MNFEIPESIKVWSQFLHPFLMWVLLAIALYSLYLGWQIRRIRTVEDKEVRKELVKKNYGQKHHQLGSALLAFMVIGAIAAMGVTYLNNEKLFFGSHLLTGLGMTALIATSASLVPFMLKGNEVARYTHITLNIVLLGLFGWQAITGMQIVFKIVSEM from the coding sequence ATGAACTTTGAAATTCCCGAATCAATTAAAGTCTGGTCCCAATTCCTTCACCCGTTCCTCATGTGGGTGTTGCTAGCGATCGCGCTGTATTCACTTTATCTCGGTTGGCAAATACGCCGCATCCGTACTGTAGAGGATAAAGAAGTCCGTAAAGAACTGGTTAAGAAAAACTACGGTCAAAAACATCATCAACTGGGTTCAGCTTTGCTAGCATTCATGGTGATTGGTGCGATCGCAGCGATGGGTGTCACTTACCTGAACAATGAAAAGCTGTTTTTTGGTTCTCATTTGCTGACAGGATTAGGTATGACAGCCTTAATTGCCACTTCTGCGTCTTTAGTACCTTTCATGCTTAAAGGTAATGAAGTAGCCCGTTATACCCATATCACCCTCAATATTGTCCTGTTAGGATTGTTTGGCTGGCAAGCAATTACGGGTATGCAAATTGTTTTCAAAATTGTTAGCGAAATGTAA